One window from the genome of Acinetobacter lanii encodes:
- the mrcB gene encoding penicillin-binding protein 1B, with translation MKSERGIGFFALIFCLLVIGVFIAFSIYLIRLDNIIRDKFEGNRWDIPAKVFARPLEVYANAPIDQADFQQELNLLGYKNSDNYTKSGHYVVQDKTLYVHTRGFDFGDSVDPEQILQVSFADNQVAEVKATKPSNTGIARLEPMLIGGIYPQHNEDRVLIKLNKVPKPLIQALIATEDRNFYHHHGISFRGTARALVSNVTGGKRQGGSTLTQQLVKNFYLTPERTLKRKVNEALMALLLEFHYDKDEILEAYLNEVNLGQNGNYSVNGYGLASQFYFGLPLSELSIAQQAYLVGLVQGPTLYNPWKNPEGAKNRRNIVLKNMLVMGYLTQEQYETESAKALNIIDKPTIGPARFPDFLDIVRRQLKTEYQEGDLTNQGLKIFTTLDPIAQTKIQASFLDSVSKLSKANPSRLKDLQGAVLVSHPENGELIAAVGSTRDFTGFNRAIDAKRQVGSLLKPIIYLSALESGRYTWASRIEDSPISIPTDGNKTWTPKNYSGSGYGYVPMAQALANSYNLSAVRLGQEFGLATFSNNLTKFGVASKIPNYPSIFLGAVDMSPMEVLSIYGNFATGGFKYPNKAIRSVVDSSGRLLDRYSLNVQQTIDPSSAYLLNYGLQRVMSSGTGKVAYNTFPADLKLAGKSGTTNDTRDSWFAGYSGNNLAVVWLGLDDNKVTGLTGSSGALPVWINVMKQIRQKPVNLRQTDDVQWQWLDTASGDLSAQGCEGALYIPLLRHTVPKRATPCGLPHYQVEPTYIPEAQVDPNAMPADEIENFIRESENEMEQDLSNNGRVISSGSFEH, from the coding sequence ATGAAGTCTGAACGTGGAATTGGCTTTTTTGCACTGATTTTCTGCTTATTGGTCATTGGGGTGTTTATTGCTTTTAGTATTTATCTTATTCGTTTAGATAATATTATACGTGATAAATTTGAAGGCAATCGTTGGGATATTCCTGCAAAAGTGTTTGCACGTCCGCTTGAAGTTTATGCCAATGCGCCGATTGATCAGGCTGATTTTCAACAAGAACTTAATCTCTTGGGCTACAAAAACTCGGACAATTACACCAAATCGGGTCATTATGTGGTGCAGGACAAAACCCTGTATGTCCATACGCGTGGTTTCGATTTTGGTGACAGTGTCGATCCGGAACAGATTTTACAAGTCTCTTTTGCTGACAACCAAGTGGCAGAAGTCAAAGCCACCAAGCCATCGAATACTGGCATTGCGCGCCTAGAACCGATGCTGATTGGCGGGATTTATCCGCAGCACAATGAAGACCGTGTCCTGATTAAACTGAATAAAGTGCCGAAACCTTTAATTCAAGCCTTGATCGCAACTGAAGATCGTAATTTCTATCATCATCATGGGATTTCGTTCCGAGGTACGGCACGTGCATTGGTCAGTAATGTTACCGGTGGAAAACGTCAAGGCGGTTCGACCCTAACCCAACAATTGGTCAAAAATTTCTACCTGACGCCGGAACGTACTTTAAAACGTAAAGTTAATGAAGCTCTTATGGCTTTATTACTTGAATTTCACTACGACAAAGACGAAATTTTAGAAGCCTATTTAAATGAAGTGAATTTGGGTCAAAATGGTAACTATTCAGTGAATGGTTATGGTTTGGCTTCACAGTTCTATTTCGGTCTGCCGCTCAGTGAATTGAGTATTGCACAACAAGCCTATTTGGTCGGTTTGGTCCAAGGTCCAACCCTGTATAACCCATGGAAAAACCCTGAAGGCGCAAAAAACCGTCGTAATATCGTGTTAAAAAACATGTTGGTGATGGGCTATTTAACGCAAGAACAATATGAAACTGAATCTGCCAAAGCACTCAATATTATCGATAAGCCGACTATTGGTCCTGCGCGCTTTCCCGATTTTCTTGACATTGTGCGTCGCCAACTTAAAACAGAATACCAAGAAGGTGATCTGACCAATCAAGGGTTGAAAATTTTCACCACGCTTGATCCGATTGCGCAAACCAAAATTCAAGCTTCGTTCCTTGATTCAGTTTCAAAATTGTCTAAAGCCAATCCAAGTCGTTTAAAAGACTTACAAGGTGCGGTGTTGGTCTCCCATCCTGAAAATGGAGAACTGATTGCGGCTGTCGGTTCAACGCGTGACTTTACTGGTTTTAACCGTGCAATTGATGCCAAACGTCAAGTCGGTTCTTTGCTTAAACCGATTATTTATCTGAGTGCATTAGAGTCGGGTCGTTATACATGGGCGAGCCGTATTGAAGACAGTCCGATCAGTATTCCAACCGATGGCAATAAAACGTGGACGCCGAAAAACTATAGCGGTTCAGGTTATGGCTATGTGCCGATGGCACAAGCCTTGGCCAACTCTTATAACTTATCTGCCGTGCGTTTAGGTCAAGAATTTGGCTTAGCCACTTTTAGTAATAATCTGACCAAATTTGGTGTGGCTTCTAAAATTCCAAACTATCCATCGATTTTCTTAGGTGCTGTGGATATGTCACCGATGGAAGTCTTGAGTATTTATGGCAACTTTGCCACCGGTGGTTTTAAATATCCGAATAAAGCCATTCGTTCGGTGGTCGATTCTTCTGGGCGTTTGCTTGATCGTTATAGCTTAAACGTGCAACAAACCATTGATCCATCATCTGCTTACTTATTAAATTATGGTTTACAACGGGTCATGTCCTCAGGTACAGGTAAAGTGGCATACAATACCTTCCCTGCCGATTTAAAATTGGCGGGTAAATCAGGCACCACCAATGACACTCGTGACTCATGGTTTGCAGGTTATTCAGGCAATAATTTGGCTGTGGTATGGTTAGGACTCGATGACAATAAAGTCACTGGCTTAACCGGTTCTTCTGGTGCGCTTCCGGTTTGGATCAATGTGATGAAGCAAATCCGTCAAAAACCGGTCAATTTACGTCAAACGGATGATGTGCAGTGGCAATGGCTGGACACAGCATCGGGCGATTTATCGGCACAAGGCTGCGAGGGTGCATTGTATATTCCACTGCTTCGCCACACTGTGCCGAAACGTGCCACCCCATGTGGTCTACCGCATTATCAAGTTGAACCGACCTATATACCTGAAGCTCAGGTTGATCCAAATGCAATGCCTGCCGATGAAATTGAAAACTTTATTCGTGAAAGCGAAAATGAAATGGAACAAGACTTATCCAATAATGGGCGAGTAATTTCAAGTGGCAGCTTTGAGCATTAA
- a CDS encoding YeaC family protein — translation MNIEQMLSVLNADIVDRLRTAVEIGKWPNGVALTKEQRQISMQAVIAWEAENLPETERSGYIDKGHKEEDDQCDSHVPEPEFQPIKFV, via the coding sequence ATGAATATTGAACAAATGCTTTCGGTATTGAATGCCGATATCGTTGATCGTTTAAGAACAGCCGTTGAAATTGGTAAATGGCCGAATGGTGTGGCTTTAACCAAAGAACAACGTCAAATCAGTATGCAAGCTGTGATTGCATGGGAAGCTGAAAATTTACCGGAAACTGAGCGTTCAGGTTATATCGATAAAGGGCATAAAGAAGAAGACGATCAATGTGATTCGCATGTGCCTGAGCCAGAATTTCAACCGATTAAATTTGTTTAA
- a CDS encoding glycosyl transferase family protein translates to MNTKRNIYKDAEHPFAQFVRIIGKGKNGARSLTYDEAYQAFGMILNNEVLDVQLGAFLMLLRVKEESVDELTGFVQATKDQLQFKPLDVDLDWSSYAGKRKHYPWFILAALTLAKNGYKIVMHGAAGHTINRVYTEQVLEYLGYPICQSDVEVEQQLAERNFAYLPLDVISPILSDLISLRNVMGLRSPIHTLARLINPFNAKATLQSIFHPAYRGSHQRAAYQLGYKNSAVIKGEGGEFERNPDAKTLICGIQNGELYEHELPKITPDRSAIEEELDLAQFKAAWLGQQSHEYGELAVTETMGIALYTMGVCPSYEEAMSKAKQLWQDRNA, encoded by the coding sequence ATGAACACCAAACGTAATATCTATAAAGACGCCGAACATCCTTTTGCGCAATTTGTGCGGATCATTGGCAAAGGGAAAAATGGCGCACGTTCACTCACTTATGATGAAGCCTATCAAGCCTTTGGTATGATTTTGAACAATGAGGTCTTGGATGTGCAATTGGGCGCTTTTTTGATGTTGCTTCGGGTCAAAGAAGAGTCAGTGGATGAATTGACCGGTTTTGTACAAGCCACCAAAGATCAACTGCAGTTTAAGCCGCTTGATGTCGATTTAGATTGGTCCTCTTATGCCGGCAAACGCAAACATTATCCGTGGTTTATTTTGGCAGCCCTGACTTTAGCAAAAAATGGCTATAAGATCGTGATGCACGGCGCTGCAGGGCATACGATTAATCGGGTTTATACCGAGCAAGTTTTAGAATATCTTGGCTATCCAATCTGTCAAAGTGATGTTGAGGTTGAACAGCAATTGGCTGAGCGAAACTTTGCTTATTTGCCGCTTGACGTCATTTCACCAATTTTAAGTGACTTAATTTCCCTTCGAAACGTGATGGGCTTACGTTCCCCAATTCATACCCTCGCCCGTTTGATTAACCCCTTTAATGCCAAGGCAACTTTACAGTCGATTTTCCATCCGGCTTATCGTGGCTCACATCAACGCGCGGCATATCAACTCGGCTATAAAAACAGTGCAGTGATTAAAGGTGAAGGCGGTGAATTTGAACGTAATCCGGATGCCAAAACTCTGATTTGCGGGATTCAAAATGGCGAATTGTACGAACATGAATTGCCAAAAATCACGCCTGATCGTAGTGCGATTGAGGAAGAACTGGATTTAGCCCAATTTAAAGCAGCATGGCTGGGTCAACAGTCACATGAATATGGTGAATTGGCGGTGACTGAAACTATGGGTATTGCGCTTTACACGATGGGAGTCTGCCCAAGTTATGAAGAAGCGATGTCCAAAGCCAAACAACTATGGCAAGATCGTAACGCTTAG
- a CDS encoding NAD(+) kinase: protein MHLLAKTFRNIGLIGRPGKNSVGETLSLIYDHLISLGLHPIFDNETAKLVPYDNVQTVTRALLGEVADMVIVVGGDGSLLQAARSLVKYNIPVLGVNRGRLGFLTDINPAEVLSKLDQVLQGEFQLDRRFLLELEVRNNNQVIYDAIALNDIVLHSGKSVHMIDFELNIDGQYVYRQHSDGLIVSTPTGSTAYALSGGGPILHPSMDAIALVPMHPHTLSSRPIVVGGNSEIKIQIRENRVMPMVSADGQHSISLNVGDSLHIRKHPFKLALLHPPGYDFYMACRTKLGWNQDFDSFQQQD, encoded by the coding sequence GTGCATCTATTAGCCAAGACTTTTCGTAATATTGGACTCATTGGGCGACCTGGGAAAAACTCGGTCGGTGAAACCTTAAGCCTGATCTATGATCATTTGATCAGCCTCGGCTTACATCCTATTTTTGATAATGAAACTGCCAAATTGGTGCCGTATGACAATGTGCAAACGGTGACCCGTGCTTTGCTTGGTGAAGTGGCGGATATGGTGATTGTGGTCGGTGGTGATGGCTCACTGTTACAAGCCGCACGCTCGTTGGTGAAATACAATATTCCTGTACTTGGGGTTAACCGAGGACGTTTGGGCTTTCTAACGGACATTAATCCGGCGGAAGTGCTGAGTAAACTCGATCAAGTGTTGCAAGGTGAATTTCAGCTCGATCGTCGTTTTTTACTTGAACTTGAAGTGCGTAATAACAATCAAGTGATTTATGATGCCATTGCACTGAATGATATTGTGCTGCATTCAGGTAAATCGGTTCATATGATTGATTTTGAACTGAACATCGATGGTCAATATGTGTACCGCCAACATAGTGATGGTTTGATTGTATCGACCCCGACGGGTTCAACCGCCTATGCTTTATCGGGTGGTGGTCCGATTTTACATCCTAGTATGGATGCGATTGCATTGGTGCCGATGCATCCGCATACCTTGTCTTCTCGTCCGATTGTGGTCGGGGGCAACAGTGAAATTAAAATTCAGATTCGTGAAAATCGTGTCATGCCAATGGTCAGTGCAGACGGGCAACACAGTATTTCACTCAATGTTGGGGACAGTTTACATATACGTAAACATCCGTTTAAATTGGCACTCCTTCATCCGCCTGGGTATGACTTCTATATGGCTTGTCGTACAAAACTGGGTTGGAACCAAGATTTTGACTCATTTCAGCAGCAGGATTGA
- a CDS encoding tetratricopeptide repeat protein, translated as MTAQSKTVLVIASLVGLAMLNAGCQTTSSTQNTPTQPKKPSPSQSVSTPDGITITPYEREEIKRESRQVVIPQSKASAQRFDDGRNLPVFKQLISQTQSAFQQGKWSEAEQLALRAQRLAPQSAESFMYLAMIANQTNQAGNADALARRGLSYAQSTPMKRQLWQIILKSAQLRNNPVTIQEAQARIKAL; from the coding sequence ATGACAGCACAGAGCAAAACTGTGCTGGTGATAGCGAGCTTAGTCGGCTTAGCGATGCTGAATGCGGGATGTCAAACGACCTCTTCTACGCAAAACACGCCGACACAACCCAAAAAACCGTCGCCAAGTCAAAGTGTCAGCACGCCTGATGGAATTACAATCACGCCTTATGAACGTGAGGAAATCAAGCGTGAGTCTAGGCAGGTTGTGATACCACAATCCAAAGCATCAGCACAGCGTTTTGATGATGGTCGCAACTTGCCTGTCTTTAAACAGTTGATCAGCCAAACCCAGAGCGCATTTCAACAAGGCAAATGGTCAGAAGCTGAACAGTTGGCATTAAGAGCGCAGCGCCTAGCGCCACAATCTGCGGAAAGCTTTATGTATTTGGCCATGATTGCCAACCAAACCAATCAGGCCGGCAATGCAGATGCCTTAGCACGTCGTGGACTCAGTTATGCGCAAAGTACCCCGATGAAACGACAATTGTGGCAAATTATTTTAAAATCGGCACAACTCAGAAATAACCCAGTCACCATTCAAGAAGCCCAAGCACGGATTAAAGCCCTATAA
- a CDS encoding acyl-CoA dehydrogenase family protein, translating into MLAYDADLELFRDNFKRFMNEHVAPYYEQWERDGIMPRSIWHLLGENGYLCVDVPEAYGGYGVPTEYSLMLVEESSRAGFAALSTGISCHSEIAAPYILNIANEEQKQYWLPKMVSGEVVGAIGMTEPGAGSDLQAIRTSAILQGDHYLLNGSKTFISNGQHADLVVLAVKTDPQARAKGVSLLLVDTHLDGFKKGTNLEKIGLHSQDTSELFFDNVKVPANQLLGQAGQGFAYMMQELPRERTSIAATALGAIRGCIDLATQYVKERQAFGQAVGSFQNTRFVLAQAKIDELATAAFYNQNLALYKEGKLDVETAAALKSFSTDMQMKIADNLLQLFGGYGYMTEYPISRFFVDARIQRIYGGTNEIMKEIVARGILGR; encoded by the coding sequence ATGCTTGCCTATGATGCAGATCTAGAACTCTTTCGTGATAATTTCAAACGCTTTATGAATGAACATGTCGCGCCGTATTACGAGCAATGGGAACGCGATGGCATAATGCCACGTTCAATATGGCACTTATTGGGTGAAAACGGCTACCTATGTGTTGATGTTCCTGAGGCGTACGGTGGGTATGGTGTGCCGACTGAGTATTCACTGATGTTGGTTGAAGAATCATCACGTGCAGGCTTCGCTGCATTATCTACAGGCATATCATGTCATTCTGAAATTGCGGCACCTTATATTTTAAATATTGCCAATGAAGAACAAAAACAATATTGGTTGCCGAAAATGGTATCGGGAGAGGTGGTCGGTGCCATTGGGATGACTGAACCAGGGGCTGGCTCTGACTTACAAGCCATACGGACCAGTGCCATTTTGCAAGGCGATCATTATCTACTCAATGGTTCAAAAACCTTTATTTCAAATGGTCAGCATGCCGATTTGGTGGTACTTGCTGTTAAAACAGATCCACAAGCCCGTGCCAAAGGGGTGTCACTGCTTTTGGTGGATACCCACTTAGATGGCTTTAAAAAAGGCACCAATTTAGAAAAAATTGGTCTGCATTCACAAGACACCTCAGAGTTGTTTTTTGACAATGTCAAAGTGCCTGCCAATCAACTCTTGGGACAAGCTGGGCAAGGCTTTGCTTATATGATGCAAGAATTACCCCGTGAACGGACTTCAATTGCAGCAACGGCATTGGGTGCAATTCGTGGCTGTATCGACCTTGCAACGCAATACGTCAAAGAGCGTCAAGCTTTTGGGCAAGCGGTGGGAAGTTTCCAAAACACCCGCTTTGTTTTGGCACAGGCTAAAATTGATGAATTGGCAACCGCTGCGTTTTACAATCAAAATTTAGCACTCTATAAAGAAGGCAAATTGGATGTAGAAACGGCAGCCGCATTAAAGTCATTTAGTACCGATATGCAAATGAAAATTGCAGATAACTTGCTTCAGTTGTTCGGTGGCTATGGCTATATGACGGAGTATCCAATTTCACGCTTCTTTGTGGATGCGCGTATTCAACGTATTTACGGTGGCACCAATGAAATCATGAAAGAGATTGTGGCGCGTGGCATTTTAGGGCGCTAG